A genome region from Leptodactylus fuscus isolate aLepFus1 chromosome 6, aLepFus1.hap2, whole genome shotgun sequence includes the following:
- the LOC142210128 gene encoding protein BTG4-like: MREELKAGVEYIKTLANKGNKLNTMRIEVFGAILAEILCQKFQGHWNPENPIKGQAYRCIRINRHDREESILEACSYSGLKYQDLTLPKELTVWIDPYEVSCRLGEEGIPYTVATFDPRTARAPDNSRPSDPQENKFPGSTPEDGSCKRADSRSSPISSGSDSGIETHSEGTSTPVMFQIVGHRSCVPDLVSFMVSFVENSPSLSQS; the protein is encoded by the exons atgagggaggagCTGAAGGCCGGCGTGGAATACATAAAAACTTTGGCCAACAAAGGGAACAAATTAAACACAATGAGAATTGAAGTTTTTGGAGCAATACTGGCCGAGATATTGTGCCAAAAGTTTCAAGGTCACTGGAATCCAGAGAATCCCATCAAAGGTCAAGCCTACAG ATGTATCAGGATCAATAGGCATGATCGGGAGGAGAGTATCCTGGAAGCCTGCAGCTACAGTGGGCTGAAGTACCAAGATTTGACCCTCCCCAAAGAATTGACCGTGTGGATTGACCCTTATGAGGTCTCCTGTCG GTTGGGGGAGGAGGGGATTCCTTATACTGTGGCCACCTTTGATCCAAGAACGGCCCGTGCTCCGGATAACTCAAGACCCTCAGACCCTCAGGAGAACAAGTTCCCTGGATCTACTCCAGAAGATGGTAGCTGCAAAAGAGCCGATTCAAGATCATCACCCATAAGCTCTGGTAGTGACAGTGGGATAGAAACTCACAGTGAGGGAACCTCTACCCCTGTGATGTTCCAGATTGTGG GACACCGGAGCTGTGTACCGGACCTCGTCTCCTTTATGGTTTCCTTCGTGGAGaactccccatctctgtcccagtccTGA